The genomic stretch AAAAGCTGGTTTGATTAAATTACACGATGGTGAAAGTATTCGGCACTACATATCATCTACGAATGAGAGAATTGAAGGTGTGATAGTATTCTGAACCTCTTTTTTATTACTTGCATGTGTGcattgcattttattttattttccaaatcCAACTTGTTGGAACAAACTTGACCATATATTTGGGATAGTTCATAGAAACTCAAGGTCTGGCAGTTTACAATGAAGAGAAAACATGCACACGCATGACTGGAAAAATGTATATTTGGGTAGACTTCTTCAAAAGTACAACCGAATAAATCGAATTAAAGAACTTAACATCTTTTGAACATGTCATCATGACTAGATTCAGTTCGCATGAGGATCATACATTTAGATATGATCCCACTTGTTTGACCATCCTGATGGCAATTCAATATGCTACTCTCCGATATGGAACTCTCTATGTGTATGTGTATTAAAGTGTGTATATTAGTCTGTCTCATTGCTCATGCTTCCAATTCGTAATTAGGTGATTCAACACGTTGCACTCCAAGCATTCAACTAATGGAAGCGGAGGTTGCTCTTTATTGGAGGATGATATGTAGGCACCTGCAGATGGAAGCACAAGTACGTTTATACCGATTTACTTTGTAACTGTCGAAAGGCATATGAAAATTTGAGAGATAGTGGCCAGTGGGTGCGGAAAAGGCAAAATATGTAAACCATGTCTGGAACGCTATAACAGGGCATCTATTCCAATGGTATATTGTTCTTAAGTTACATATACTGAACAAATTTGCACCTCATTTTTAAAGCTCAGAAATTGTGGTTGAACAGGCAAAAGGCTCTGATGCTGCTTCTACAACGGGCACTGAAGCAACAGTATATGCAGCGGAAGCTTCAGACACCAGTGACCTTCTTGAGAAAATTCTGCCAGCAACAATTTCTGATCATATAGATTTAGTCAAAGCTCACATTGATGCTGGTGAGTGTAAGTTTCATTTGGTTAAGAACATTGAATTATATCCAACTATAAAACCTAACTTTATATTTCTTAATCAGGACCAAATTATCGCTTTGCATGTCGGCAGCTACTATTGCTTGGTGCAATGCTTGATTTTTCCGATGTTACAAACAGGAAGGTTGCTAGTACGTTTGTGCTGGAATTGCTGAATAAGCCTTTTGACCATGAAGTTGATGAGTATGGAAACATGGTTGTTATTGGAGATGGAATAAATCTTGGTGGTGATAGAGATTGGGCTGAAGCTGTGTTTGGATTAGCAAGCAAGGTGCATGCTGCTAGTGGtgagtttgaagaagttgtTCTTGGCGTTGTAGAGGAACTTGCTCGTCCTTGCAGGGAAAGAACAGCGGATTTTCTGCAGTGGATGCACTGCCTTGCTGTTTTCGGCCTTTGCCTGGAGAAGGCAAGGTCATATCATTGGATTCAAGGGAAAGCTATTGAGCCTACTGAACTACTGCAATCGTTATTGCTTCCAGCGGTAATAACTTATTTCATGTATTTACTTTAAATTTAGAAAAACTTGGGAACGAGTGTCAGTGCTTTGATTTGCCTAACCTCTAACTTAAGAGATAGCATAGGGGGATAATTATTAAAATGTAATATATTTCATCTTTTTACTGTAAAGCGATTTTAAGGTAAATGAAAGGTGCTTAATAATTGGTGCACTCAACATTTTTTTCCATGTATGATAAGGTTTCTTTATACATTTCTAATTGTCcacacaacattgtaaaacacctctctttttttatttttgaggaGTTTACAACTTTTCTTGATTGTGACTTGCAGGCAAAACATTCTCACTTGGAAGTCCAAAGGATTGCAGCCAGGTGTCTTGGGCTTTTTGGATTGTTAGATAAAAAGCCAAGCCAGGAACTAGTAAAGCAGTTAAAGCTTTCATTTATTAAGGGACCAGCTCCAATTAGCATAGTTGCTTGCAAGGCATTATTTGATCTTGGAATGTGGCATAATCCTCAGGAAGTTGATAGGGTGACAGGCCTGGACATTTCGACACAAGTTCAAGAGTATGATATAACTTCTAGTCCTTTAAACCTTTCTGATACAGATGGGATATCGAACATTAAATTGCTTGATCTTTTGTACGCTGGAATTATGAAAGATGATTGGGACAATTCTCTAGCAAGTGATGAAAATGAATCTGTTCATTCCGCTCTTGGTGAGGGGTTTGCAAAAATTCTTCTTCTAAGTGAGAACTACCAAGGCATGCCTGCTTCTTTACATCCTTTGCTTTTATCGAAGCTCATTACCCTGTACTTCAGCAACGAATCTAAAAACTTGCAGAGGTAGTGTTTGTGCCTTATTTATTTCTGTATCCTTTTTTACAAGTGAAATCATCCCAACTCAAATTTGGAGAAAACCAACTTATTCCAATTTAATACAAAACCTTTCACCAGGTTGAAACAGTGCTTATCCGTGTTCTTTGAGAATTACCCTTCCCTCGCAGCTAATCACAAGGCAAGTAGTGCTTATTTGTCTAACATGAGGTGCCTCTAGTATATCAATAGATGATGCCAGTAGCCTGAAATCTTGTGGTTATTTGATGCAGAAGTGTATAGCCAAGGCTTTCATTCCAGTCATGCGTTCTATGTGGCCGGGTATCAATGGCACTGCTGGAGGTTCTGCTTCCGTGGTTTCTAATATGCGTAAGCGTGCAGTCCAAGTATCACATTTTATGCTGCACATCATGCAGGCTCCCTTATATAAAAATAGAGCAGAGGAACAAAGTGATACCGGGGAACTTCCAGAAGTGATAGAAGAACCTCCACTGGAGTGTGGTGAGGAGGGGCTTGCCATACGCATAGCTGCAGAGGTAACTGTAGTATTAAATTACTAAATGGTTATTTGTTAAGTCGGGCCACAGCTATAAGTTAATATTTCAACTTGCAAGAGATTGGTCTTTATGCCATACTCTGAAGCTGTGATTATGATCTTAGTTATGGATATCTTCTTTATGTAGGTTGCTACTTTCCGTTCAAAGAAGACACCTGCAGAGAAGGCATATGTGTCAGCATTATGCAGAGTACTTGTCATGCTCCATTTCCGGTTATCAGAGCAAGAGGCAATCCAGTTAATGAGGAGGCTTTTAATTCGTGTGGTAGAATCTGCATCAGCAGAGAAGGAT from Pyrus communis chromosome 7, drPyrComm1.1, whole genome shotgun sequence encodes the following:
- the LOC137741050 gene encoding uncharacterized protein; protein product: MAEPTAEDEKPLMLKIAQIFDDARTSNASHNRKLKELSALRSKTSSSSLFFSAFCKTLLPLFSFQRRTASAERIVRFISAFATARDSGNVSQSDAFLKDFLRFLLPASYAANKTSRSRACQIVSEIIVQLPDDAEVSSDLWDEVIDCMKLCAGDKVPVIRTCAVRALSRFASDCENSDILDLFLEMLPVEQTVEVRKAIVLSLPPSNATAQAIIGCTLDVSESVRKAAYHVLASKFPLQSLSIKHRTLILQRGLADRSVAVSNECLKLMKDEWLNNCCKGDPLELLKYLDVETYELVGESVACALLKAGLIKLHDGESIRHYISSTNERIEGDSTRCTPSIQLMEAEVALYWRMICRHLQMEAQAKGSDAASTTGTEATVYAAEASDTSDLLEKILPATISDHIDLVKAHIDAGPNYRFACRQLLLLGAMLDFSDVTNRKVASTFVLELLNKPFDHEVDEYGNMVVIGDGINLGGDRDWAEAVFGLASKVHAASGEFEEVVLGVVEELARPCRERTADFLQWMHCLAVFGLCLEKARSYHWIQGKAIEPTELLQSLLLPAAKHSHLEVQRIAARCLGLFGLLDKKPSQELVKQLKLSFIKGPAPISIVACKALFDLGMWHNPQEVDRVTGLDISTQVQEYDITSSPLNLSDTDGISNIKLLDLLYAGIMKDDWDNSLASDENESVHSALGEGFAKILLLSENYQGMPASLHPLLLSKLITLYFSNESKNLQRLKQCLSVFFENYPSLAANHKKCIAKAFIPVMRSMWPGINGTAGGSASVVSNMRKRAVQVSHFMLHIMQAPLYKNRAEEQSDTGELPEVIEEPPLECGEEGLAIRIAAEVATFRSKKTPAEKAYVSALCRVLVMLHFRLSEQEAIQLMRRLLIRVVESASAEKDLLKELRQMADHLKAQDRYPDQEMSKDQANLIFGKLELGFNLDFNVSVEMPQTPAPRSTKPTRSRKRVTLEESSSDDEDSSPTSVVANNLGTISARSQRASKTAALSKMTAIEALKIDEDDEEEEGSEVTSDEDGSD